The Saxibacter everestensis genome has a window encoding:
- a CDS encoding type II toxin-antitoxin system PemK/MazF family toxin: MNTAPARGEVWWCETAEIGRRPVVVLSRDAVIPRHRRALVAPCTTTIRGLVSEVVLEPGDDPVPRQTAVNLDSVESVSIAILVTRIGRLRDTRMREICAALAVAVGCSD, encoded by the coding sequence GTGAACACGGCCCCCGCACGCGGGGAGGTGTGGTGGTGCGAGACGGCCGAGATCGGTCGTCGGCCGGTCGTCGTGCTGTCTCGTGACGCAGTGATCCCGCGACATCGCCGCGCGCTTGTCGCGCCGTGCACAACGACGATTCGAGGGCTAGTCAGCGAAGTGGTACTCGAGCCCGGCGACGACCCCGTGCCCCGTCAAACGGCCGTGAACCTCGACTCGGTAGAAAGCGTTTCGATCGCTATCCTCGTCACCCGCATAGGACGTTTGCGCGACACCCGAATGCGCGAGATCTGCGCCGCACTTGCAGTCGCCGTCGGCTGCTCCGACTGA
- a CDS encoding antitoxin MazE5, which produces MNRIRLSTTVDASLLQQARNVRSGSTDASLVDEALAALLARYRSAEVDASYAAYDEHPLDEPDEWGDLASFRRAAAAS; this is translated from the coding sequence ATGAATCGCATACGTCTGAGCACGACAGTCGACGCGTCTCTGCTCCAACAAGCGCGGAATGTGCGGTCGGGGAGCACTGACGCTTCTCTCGTGGACGAAGCTCTCGCTGCACTGCTGGCTCGCTACCGTTCCGCCGAGGTGGACGCCAGTTACGCTGCCTATGATGAGCACCCGCTCGACGAGCCGGACGAATGGGGCGACCTCGCGTCGTTCCGACGGGCTGCGGCAGCGTCGTGA
- the tmk gene encoding dTMP kinase: MNIPSRRDPTRLSIGVLESAGWLGLLLLVGIGYVVGGSVGLGAPSDGTFPPAISGEDISVRAGAGALLALLVLYCVAWLLPVRVWQQLSYRLGQAVLIAGLAGLSALSFVLIPVVGRLWWVWIAALLLGATTRVATLAESESPQAWHRETTIWRALSIAATVLTAGALTAQFMLGPEGGLRSATWLGYLVAAGMLTGAVAAFYVPWRVSKPSSGASRVHGEHRPHAGRVSPPKTWGAGAILALLGATAVLSQPVVAELGGGQAGFGFIVLLLALGMGLGIATSSRTLPGLSRPRLVGLALVAAGLLTLAQGVVQELTAVAVLGAVLGWLAGVAIVAQLAQTDQLEPSQSSTPARGPFSRLQVHNWSAAGAGVALLIALTELSGSATVSENVTWQISPSSSVFLILGVAGVVAGIAAIVVLDPRRLRDMGQEIRSAWTKPVDSEADRGNLADSEAGGGNLALTMAEHPESGGLFIAFEGGDGAGKSTQLKAIDRWLREDLGLSVVLTREPGGTPEGVRLRDIVLGADGVAPRAEALLFAADRGHHVNRLIRPALGKHSVVLTDRYMDSSIAYQGAGRDFDAGEIAQLSWWATEGLRPALTVLLDVDPEVARARRAGRGAEDHLERKSPDFHSRVRERFLSLADQNPDRYLILDAGEPAELLTEQIQAALLPLISSADLAEAGESLSAPPSESMPGRGGQVVPRPAEFPVASAPNPASPRPGVSPTSAPARPASGSEPNGAPARPAAPVRPPAGTTAGPETEVFEQVRPPAGVMAGPETEVFEQVGPLVEPTFDNNETQVIPTIPDSGPAAVSTEPVEILDALSMQRARLSAQAEAERAARQQRRNTNRGQ; this comes from the coding sequence GTGAACATCCCGAGCCGCCGTGATCCGACAAGGCTGTCGATTGGCGTGCTCGAATCTGCCGGTTGGCTGGGCTTGCTGCTCCTGGTCGGCATCGGCTACGTCGTGGGCGGTTCCGTCGGTCTCGGCGCCCCTTCCGACGGCACATTTCCGCCAGCGATAAGCGGCGAAGATATTTCGGTCCGTGCGGGCGCCGGGGCGTTGCTGGCCCTGTTGGTGCTTTACTGCGTTGCCTGGCTGCTGCCGGTCCGGGTCTGGCAGCAGTTGAGTTACCGGCTGGGGCAAGCGGTCCTGATCGCAGGCCTTGCCGGGTTGAGCGCTCTGTCGTTCGTGCTCATCCCGGTTGTTGGCCGGCTCTGGTGGGTCTGGATCGCGGCCCTGCTGCTCGGCGCCACTACCCGAGTCGCTACCCTCGCCGAATCCGAAAGCCCGCAGGCTTGGCACCGCGAGACGACGATCTGGCGTGCCCTCTCGATCGCCGCGACTGTATTGACCGCCGGCGCCCTGACAGCCCAGTTCATGCTCGGGCCCGAAGGTGGATTGCGCTCCGCTACCTGGCTCGGTTACCTCGTCGCCGCAGGCATGCTCACCGGAGCGGTTGCTGCTTTCTATGTTCCATGGCGGGTAAGCAAACCGTCCAGCGGGGCAAGTCGGGTTCACGGCGAGCACCGCCCGCACGCTGGGAGAGTCTCGCCGCCGAAAACCTGGGGTGCGGGCGCGATCCTGGCCCTGCTCGGCGCGACGGCCGTGTTGTCCCAGCCGGTGGTTGCCGAGCTCGGCGGCGGCCAGGCAGGTTTCGGTTTCATCGTGTTGCTGTTGGCACTGGGGATGGGGCTCGGGATCGCGACATCGAGCCGAACACTGCCGGGACTGTCCCGACCCCGGCTCGTCGGACTTGCGCTGGTTGCAGCTGGACTGCTGACCCTGGCGCAGGGAGTAGTCCAGGAACTTACCGCGGTGGCCGTACTTGGAGCGGTCCTTGGCTGGCTGGCCGGAGTAGCGATCGTCGCTCAGCTGGCGCAGACGGACCAGCTGGAGCCGTCGCAGTCCAGCACGCCCGCGCGCGGCCCGTTTTCGCGCCTGCAGGTACATAACTGGAGTGCCGCGGGCGCGGGAGTCGCCCTGCTTATCGCGCTGACCGAACTGTCCGGATCGGCCACGGTCAGCGAGAACGTCACTTGGCAGATCTCTCCGAGCTCAAGCGTGTTCCTGATCCTCGGCGTGGCCGGCGTCGTTGCCGGTATCGCCGCGATCGTCGTGCTCGACCCCCGTCGCCTCCGGGATATGGGCCAGGAAATACGCTCTGCCTGGACCAAACCAGTCGACAGCGAGGCCGACCGGGGCAACCTGGCCGACAGCGAGGCCGGCGGGGGCAACCTCGCTCTCACCATGGCAGAACACCCGGAATCCGGGGGACTCTTTATCGCTTTTGAAGGCGGAGACGGCGCCGGAAAGTCCACCCAGCTCAAAGCCATCGACCGCTGGCTGCGCGAGGATCTCGGCCTCAGCGTCGTATTGACCCGCGAGCCGGGCGGAACACCTGAAGGCGTGCGCCTCCGTGACATCGTGTTGGGCGCGGACGGGGTGGCGCCCCGAGCCGAGGCTCTGCTGTTCGCGGCGGATCGCGGCCATCACGTGAATCGGCTGATCCGGCCCGCGCTTGGCAAGCATTCGGTGGTCCTGACCGACCGCTACATGGACTCGTCGATCGCCTATCAGGGCGCTGGCCGGGATTTCGATGCCGGGGAGATCGCGCAGTTGTCATGGTGGGCGACAGAGGGCCTGCGCCCGGCGTTGACTGTGTTGCTGGATGTCGATCCCGAAGTTGCGCGGGCGCGAAGGGCAGGACGGGGCGCCGAAGACCACCTCGAACGCAAGTCGCCGGATTTTCACTCCCGGGTCCGTGAACGGTTTCTCTCCCTGGCGGATCAGAATCCGGATCGCTATCTGATTCTGGATGCGGGCGAGCCGGCCGAACTGCTCACCGAGCAGATCCAGGCCGCGCTGCTGCCGCTCATCTCTTCCGCCGACCTGGCCGAGGCCGGCGAATCTCTGAGCGCGCCGCCCTCGGAGTCTATGCCCGGCCGCGGCGGCCAGGTTGTGCCGCGTCCCGCGGAATTCCCTGTGGCGTCCGCGCCGAACCCGGCATCGCCGCGCCCGGGGGTGTCTCCGACGAGTGCACCGGCACGGCCCGCTTCAGGTTCGGAACCGAACGGAGCGCCGGCACGGCCAGCGGCACCGGTGCGGCCCCCCGCGGGCACCACGGCGGGGCCTGAGACGGAGGTCTTCGAGCAGGTGCGGCCCCCCGCGGGTGTCATGGCGGGGCCTGAGACGGAGGTCTTCGAGCAGGTTGGACCACTTGTCGAGCCAACGTTCGACAACAACGAGACCCAGGTAATCCCCACCATTCCGGATTCCGGCCCCGCGGCGGTATCGACCGAACCCGTCGAGATCCTTGATGCCCTGAGCATGCAGAGGGCGCGGCTGAGTGCCCAGGCCGAAGCCGAGCGAGCCGCCCGACAGCAACGTAGAAACACGAATCGGGGCCAGTAG
- a CDS encoding YybH family protein, with product MSEATETARTPEDITRLFVERSNAGDADGVAALYEEDAVLAYPPGQTTVGRAAIRELWASVLEHAPTFTAEPPLPTLICGEIALTATPPSDGAGARAQVVRRQADGSWLRVIDQPEFRPTESLV from the coding sequence ATGAGTGAAGCCACAGAAACTGCGCGGACCCCGGAAGACATAACCCGGCTTTTCGTTGAACGGTCGAATGCCGGGGATGCCGATGGCGTCGCCGCGCTGTATGAAGAAGATGCCGTGCTGGCGTATCCGCCAGGTCAAACCACCGTGGGCCGGGCGGCAATTCGCGAGCTCTGGGCGTCGGTGCTTGAGCACGCGCCCACCTTTACCGCGGAGCCGCCGTTGCCGACTCTTATCTGCGGAGAGATCGCGCTCACCGCCACACCTCCAAGCGATGGTGCAGGGGCCCGAGCCCAGGTGGTTCGGCGTCAGGCTGATGGTTCCTGGTTGCGAGTTATCGATCAGCCCGAGTTTCGGCCGACCGAATCACTGGTCTGA
- a CDS encoding alpha/beta hydrolase — protein sequence MRITNRGSTEARWRPLVAVVLATVLMLTACNPSGDRSTGTAPLDGAGAQGPDATSAAIPPGAEEIYAQDVSWAPCDDGFECAKVAVPLDWSDPAGKSIELAVIRTVPESVSKGTIWLNPGGPGGSGIEMVRDSLSYVATEDLLANYSIAGFDPRGVGASSAVDCLSDADRDKMRESTANPETDEGLEQMRAQYKKFAEACEANTGELLGHVDTQSAARDLDVLREVSGDTRLNYLGFSYGTFLGSTYATLFPEKVGRLVLDGALDPSLSNAELALGQAKGFEGALRAYIEDCQSREGCPLGGDVDDGVKKVQSLFDTVESAPMTASDGRKVGLPLLLSGFILPLYNDQNWPLLGEALAQAFDGSPDEFLRLADLGADREPDGTYSGNGDEAFNAINCLDYPTNSETDTMRAEAEELKDAAPTFGVALGYGGAVCESWPYQPVRTPEPANAPGAEPILVVGTTGDPATPYEWSEALTEQLESSTLLTYEGEGHTAYGRAGACINSKVDAYFIEGKLPAAGTRC from the coding sequence ATGAGGATCACCAACCGAGGCAGCACCGAAGCACGCTGGCGTCCGCTGGTTGCGGTCGTGCTCGCAACTGTCCTCATGCTGACGGCCTGCAACCCGTCGGGCGATCGGTCAACCGGCACCGCCCCGCTGGACGGGGCGGGTGCCCAGGGACCCGACGCAACATCCGCGGCGATTCCGCCGGGTGCCGAAGAGATCTACGCCCAGGATGTTTCATGGGCGCCGTGTGACGATGGCTTCGAATGCGCCAAAGTTGCGGTGCCGCTGGACTGGTCAGACCCGGCAGGCAAGTCAATTGAGCTCGCAGTGATCCGGACGGTGCCTGAGTCGGTCTCCAAGGGAACGATCTGGCTCAACCCGGGCGGCCCCGGAGGATCCGGGATCGAGATGGTCCGCGATTCGCTGAGCTACGTCGCAACAGAAGATTTGCTGGCCAATTACTCGATCGCGGGGTTTGACCCCCGTGGAGTCGGGGCGTCGAGCGCGGTCGACTGCCTCAGCGACGCCGATCGGGACAAGATGCGTGAATCCACCGCGAATCCCGAGACGGACGAAGGCCTGGAGCAAATGCGTGCCCAGTACAAGAAGTTCGCAGAGGCCTGCGAGGCGAACACAGGCGAACTTCTTGGTCATGTGGACACCCAGAGCGCAGCCCGGGACCTTGATGTCCTGCGGGAGGTGTCCGGCGACACCAGGCTCAACTACCTGGGCTTCTCCTACGGCACCTTCCTCGGCTCCACCTATGCAACTCTCTTCCCGGAAAAGGTCGGCCGCCTCGTGCTCGACGGCGCACTTGACCCGAGCCTGTCCAACGCGGAGCTTGCCCTCGGCCAGGCGAAGGGATTCGAAGGAGCGCTGCGGGCGTACATCGAGGACTGCCAATCGCGTGAAGGCTGCCCGCTCGGCGGCGACGTCGACGATGGCGTCAAGAAGGTCCAGTCGCTCTTCGACACGGTTGAATCCGCGCCGATGACGGCATCTGACGGCCGGAAGGTCGGGCTGCCGCTGCTGCTGTCCGGTTTCATTCTGCCGTTGTACAACGATCAGAACTGGCCGCTGCTCGGTGAGGCACTGGCACAGGCCTTCGACGGCTCGCCGGACGAGTTCCTGAGACTTGCGGACCTTGGTGCAGACCGCGAGCCGGACGGGACCTACAGCGGCAACGGGGATGAGGCATTCAACGCGATCAACTGTCTTGACTATCCAACGAACTCCGAGACGGACACGATGCGCGCCGAGGCCGAGGAACTGAAAGATGCCGCGCCGACATTCGGCGTTGCGCTCGGTTACGGCGGGGCGGTGTGCGAAAGCTGGCCATATCAGCCGGTGCGAACACCGGAACCGGCGAATGCACCGGGCGCCGAACCGATTCTGGTGGTGGGCACCACGGGCGATCCTGCCACGCCCTACGAATGGTCGGAGGCGCTCACAGAGCAGCTCGAATCCTCCACGCTTCTTACCTACGAAGGGGAAGGACATACGGCGTATGGGCGTGCCGGTGCCTGCATCAATTCGAAGGTCGATGCCTACTTCATTGAAGGGAAGCTGCCGGCCGCGGGCACGAGGTGCTAG
- a CDS encoding DNA polymerase III subunit delta': MSVWDDLVGQDRVIDTLKSAAAAAAQATPGSAMTHAWLFTGPPGSGRSNAARAFAAALLCGDHGESESAERATVLSGTHADVTVVATEKVTISIDEVRGLVQEAQRSPAGGKWRIIIIEDADRMAERTSNVLLKAIEEPPARTVWLLCAPSPADVVTTIRSRCRALTLRVPPPEAVAELLVRKYGVDPGLARESSLAAQSHIGRARRLATDEVSRGHRDSNIRLPGAIGSVGQAILAAGELVERSAAESKALTEERSAQERAELLRSLGAESGQTLPPALRAQVRQLEEDQKRRATRAQRDVLDRAMVDLLSLYRDVLMVQLGAGEELMNIGYTSQVHEMARTSTPNATLGRLDALATARRRLKTNTSPLLAMEALTLSLR, encoded by the coding sequence ATGAGCGTTTGGGACGACCTGGTCGGCCAGGATCGCGTGATCGACACGTTGAAATCAGCTGCTGCGGCCGCCGCACAGGCCACTCCCGGTTCGGCAATGACGCACGCCTGGCTGTTCACCGGCCCCCCGGGGTCGGGCCGGTCCAATGCCGCCCGCGCCTTTGCCGCTGCGCTGCTCTGCGGGGACCACGGAGAGTCGGAAAGCGCGGAACGCGCCACCGTGCTCAGCGGAACGCATGCCGATGTGACCGTCGTTGCGACCGAAAAGGTAACCATCAGCATCGACGAGGTGCGCGGCCTGGTCCAGGAGGCGCAGCGTTCACCGGCGGGCGGCAAGTGGCGAATCATCATCATTGAGGACGCCGATCGCATGGCCGAGCGGACGTCGAACGTCTTGCTGAAGGCGATAGAAGAGCCACCTGCGCGCACCGTGTGGCTGCTCTGCGCCCCGAGTCCGGCCGATGTCGTCACGACTATCCGGTCCCGATGCAGGGCGCTGACCTTGCGAGTGCCGCCGCCCGAGGCTGTTGCCGAGCTCCTGGTCCGGAAGTACGGTGTCGATCCGGGCTTGGCCCGTGAATCGTCGCTCGCCGCGCAGAGCCACATAGGCAGGGCCCGTCGACTGGCAACAGATGAGGTGTCGCGGGGCCATCGCGATTCGAATATCAGGTTGCCCGGAGCGATCGGCAGTGTGGGACAGGCGATTCTTGCCGCTGGTGAACTTGTCGAGCGATCTGCGGCCGAGTCCAAGGCACTCACCGAGGAACGCTCCGCGCAGGAACGTGCGGAACTGTTGCGGTCGCTTGGAGCGGAATCGGGCCAGACCTTGCCGCCGGCGCTGCGGGCTCAGGTGCGTCAGCTCGAAGAGGACCAAAAGCGGAGGGCAACCCGCGCCCAGCGGGACGTGCTCGATAGGGCAATGGTCGATCTGCTGTCTCTGTACCGTGATGTCCTGATGGTGCAACTGGGCGCAGGCGAGGAGCTGATGAATATCGGTTACACCAGCCAGGTGCATGAGATGGCGCGGACATCGACGCCGAATGCCACTCTCGGCCGCTTGGATGCGCTGGCGACGGCGCGCCGGCGATTGAAGACCAACACCTCACCGCTACTCGCGATGGAAGCACTCACCCTGTCGCTCAGATAG
- a CDS encoding serine hydrolase domain-containing protein, translated as MRNVIAQGVAAGVVPGAVAAAAIGGNELETVAIGDAVQADENGLLPVERRQAVTVGTVFDLASLTKVFTAVGLLTLVDDGLLRLDEPVAGWLPEFRKSSKDRITLRQLLAHTSGLQPAWRGWRQYLVSGFDRDTLISDLLAIGPEAPPGTRYVYSCVGYLVAMALAERVTGQGWDQLFTDRVLSPLSLDGVTFGADPALCAATEYQPDLGRGMVCGVVHDEAAWSLGGISGNAGLFGTAGDVLRFAESLRMGLPGLLSRATCEELWRDQLPVVLDSSRVEPAYLPNFGQAIGMRIGQRAWMSQSGRNARGHTGFTGTSMLVDREHDVSVVLLTNRIHPSRATPPLHPLRAAVAAEVYRLAG; from the coding sequence ATGCGCAATGTCATTGCCCAAGGCGTAGCCGCAGGTGTGGTCCCAGGCGCTGTCGCGGCTGCGGCTATCGGCGGCAATGAGCTCGAGACGGTGGCAATCGGCGATGCCGTCCAGGCCGACGAGAACGGCTTGTTGCCAGTCGAGCGTCGTCAGGCGGTCACCGTCGGCACTGTTTTCGATCTTGCCTCGCTGACCAAGGTCTTCACCGCGGTAGGACTGCTCACCTTGGTGGACGACGGACTACTGCGGCTGGACGAACCCGTGGCCGGCTGGTTGCCCGAATTCCGGAAGTCGTCGAAAGACCGGATCACACTGCGCCAGTTGCTCGCGCACACCTCGGGACTGCAGCCGGCATGGCGGGGATGGCGGCAGTACCTGGTTAGTGGTTTCGATCGGGACACTCTGATCTCCGATTTGCTGGCAATCGGGCCCGAAGCGCCACCGGGGACCCGCTATGTCTACTCGTGCGTCGGCTATCTGGTGGCAATGGCCTTGGCCGAGCGGGTAACCGGTCAGGGCTGGGACCAGCTATTCACCGACCGGGTACTGAGCCCGCTGTCGTTGGATGGCGTCACGTTCGGCGCTGATCCGGCACTGTGTGCCGCCACCGAATACCAGCCGGATCTCGGCCGGGGCATGGTCTGCGGCGTCGTCCACGACGAAGCTGCCTGGTCGCTCGGCGGGATAAGCGGCAACGCCGGATTGTTCGGCACCGCGGGCGATGTGCTGCGTTTCGCCGAGTCGCTGAGGATGGGGCTGCCTGGCCTGCTCAGCCGCGCAACCTGCGAGGAGCTATGGCGCGACCAGCTGCCGGTAGTGCTCGACAGCTCACGGGTCGAGCCGGCCTACCTGCCGAACTTCGGCCAGGCGATCGGCATGCGAATCGGTCAGCGGGCCTGGATGAGCCAGTCCGGGCGGAATGCGCGCGGCCATACCGGCTTCACCGGCACCTCGATGCTGGTCGATCGGGAGCATGACGTGTCGGTTGTGTTGCTGACGAACCGGATCCACCCGAGCCGGGCGACGCCTCCATTACACCCGCTGCGAGCAGCCGTCGCCGCGGAGGTGTATCGGCTCGCAGGGTAG
- a CDS encoding lipoate--protein ligase family protein — protein sequence MTTQPEQRRALALYEQNEPMPAPLALGYARALLERAQSGALPGALRIYRPEPTVAFGQRDRFLPGFPAAVEAARSHGFEPVIRGLGGRAAAYHRGSLVVDHIEASQNAIAETQSRFAGFGDLIADALRSVGVDARVGEIDGEYCPGEYSINGGGRIKLVGTAQRIVSGAWLFSMAILVEDSAPIRVVLDEVYPRLGLPWKPETAGTAEDLTAGITVDAVKAAVVEAYRRDYAITTAHIDQGTRLLAERLAPAHGL from the coding sequence ATGACAACTCAGCCCGAGCAGAGGCGCGCACTGGCTCTGTACGAGCAAAACGAGCCGATGCCCGCCCCACTCGCCCTTGGATACGCGAGGGCGCTGCTTGAGCGGGCGCAGAGCGGTGCACTCCCTGGCGCACTGCGCATCTATCGCCCGGAACCAACGGTCGCCTTCGGCCAGCGCGACCGATTCCTCCCCGGCTTCCCCGCTGCCGTGGAGGCCGCCCGGAGCCATGGTTTCGAACCTGTGATCCGGGGCCTCGGCGGCCGGGCTGCCGCCTACCATCGTGGATCGCTGGTCGTCGATCACATCGAGGCCTCGCAGAACGCCATCGCGGAGACCCAGTCGCGATTCGCCGGTTTCGGCGATCTGATCGCGGACGCGCTTAGGTCGGTGGGCGTCGATGCCCGAGTCGGCGAGATCGATGGCGAGTACTGTCCCGGTGAATACAGCATTAATGGGGGCGGACGGATCAAACTGGTGGGAACCGCTCAGCGAATCGTCTCAGGAGCGTGGCTGTTCTCCATGGCGATTCTGGTAGAGGATTCCGCGCCGATCCGGGTCGTGCTGGATGAGGTCTACCCCCGGCTTGGCCTGCCCTGGAAGCCCGAGACGGCCGGCACCGCCGAAGACCTGACCGCCGGCATCACGGTGGACGCGGTCAAGGCGGCGGTGGTCGAGGCCTATCGCCGTGACTACGCGATAACGACGGCCCACATCGATCAGGGAACCCGCCTGCTCGCCGAACGGCTTGCACCGGCGCACGGCCTTTAG
- a CDS encoding LysR family transcriptional regulator codes for MELHQLRYLTAVVDQGSFTRAGMSLHISQSGVSAQLRQLERELGQPLIDRSGRAVRLTDAGEAVLPFARAALAAVSAIREAVDEVAGLHRGSVTIGMVSGCSIPGFLDALSDLHRKHPQLILSLIEGPSDQLQSQVMAGDLGVALVGYSDQPKPGLEVAVVIDESLVVAVDGQHPFADRKSVRLSELDRESVISLPLGTGIRTAYNNACRAAGLGGSVGLEASSPEAIVGLAVRGLGVAVLSESMVDVDSGLVSVPIRAQGATARLGLVWKRQEAIPAATRAVIEAMTDRMVG; via the coding sequence ATGGAACTGCACCAGCTTCGATACTTAACCGCGGTGGTCGATCAGGGTTCGTTCACCCGGGCCGGAATGAGTCTTCACATCAGTCAGTCGGGGGTCAGCGCTCAACTGCGACAGCTTGAGCGGGAACTCGGCCAGCCACTGATCGACCGTTCAGGCCGGGCAGTCAGGCTGACAGATGCCGGCGAGGCCGTGCTTCCGTTCGCTCGCGCCGCCCTCGCCGCCGTCTCGGCAATTCGCGAGGCTGTTGACGAAGTCGCAGGACTGCACCGCGGGAGCGTCACGATCGGCATGGTCTCAGGCTGCTCCATTCCCGGATTCCTGGACGCCTTGTCCGATCTCCACCGCAAACATCCGCAGTTGATCCTGTCGTTGATCGAGGGTCCATCGGATCAGCTGCAAAGCCAAGTGATGGCCGGCGATCTCGGTGTCGCCCTGGTCGGCTACTCGGATCAACCTAAGCCAGGACTGGAGGTAGCGGTGGTTATCGACGAATCTCTCGTCGTTGCCGTCGACGGTCAGCATCCGTTCGCTGACCGGAAATCGGTGCGCCTCAGTGAGCTCGACCGGGAGTCCGTCATCTCGCTGCCACTGGGCACCGGGATCCGGACTGCGTATAACAACGCCTGTCGTGCGGCGGGCCTTGGCGGCAGCGTCGGCCTGGAGGCTAGTTCGCCAGAGGCAATCGTCGGGCTGGCGGTCCGTGGCCTCGGAGTTGCGGTACTCAGCGAGTCAATGGTCGATGTCGATTCCGGTCTGGTGAGCGTGCCGATCCGTGCTCAAGGTGCGACCGCCCGGCTCGGCCTGGTCTGGAAGCGGCAGGAAGCCATACCCGCAGCCACTCGCGCGGTGATCGAAGCGATGACCGATCGCATGGTCGGATAA